Proteins encoded together in one Mycobacterium sp. MS1601 window:
- a CDS encoding uracil-xanthine permease family protein — MIPLTWKPVGQDTASTTDPNFVVGPDERLSWPKTIGIGAQHVVAMFGATFLVPVLTGFPPATTLLFSGIGTILFLLITGNRLPSYLGSSFSVIAPVTAATAAAGTGSALGGLIAVGVLLILIGAVVHVAGTRWIDMTLPPIVTGAIVALIGFNLAPAAKNNFVEGPLVGIVTLVLLIAALAFFRGLIGRLAIFLSVVIGYLLALALGDVDTSGIASAAWIGLPEFQAPSFSLAVLPMFLPAVIALVAENIGHVKSVGQMTGTDVDPLTGRALMADGAATVLAGAGGGSATTTYAENIGVMAATRVYSTAAYWVAGIAAILLALCPKVGATISAIPPGVLGGATIVLYGLVGVLGIRIWLTNHVDFSLPINQMTAAIALIIGIADFTWQIGDLIFTGIALGSIAALVVYHGMRGLSALRGTPPAPVTPAEPLPSDNS, encoded by the coding sequence ATGATTCCACTGACCTGGAAGCCCGTCGGACAAGACACTGCGAGCACCACCGACCCGAACTTCGTCGTCGGCCCCGACGAACGGCTGAGTTGGCCCAAAACCATCGGCATCGGCGCCCAGCACGTGGTCGCCATGTTCGGCGCCACCTTCTTGGTGCCGGTGCTGACCGGATTCCCGCCGGCCACCACGTTGCTGTTCTCCGGCATCGGCACCATCTTGTTCTTGCTGATCACCGGCAACCGGCTGCCCAGCTACCTGGGCTCCAGCTTCTCGGTGATCGCCCCCGTGACCGCCGCGACAGCGGCCGCGGGCACCGGCAGCGCGCTCGGCGGACTGATCGCGGTAGGCGTGCTGCTGATCCTCATCGGCGCGGTGGTGCATGTGGCGGGAACCCGCTGGATCGACATGACCCTGCCGCCCATCGTCACGGGCGCGATCGTCGCGCTGATCGGTTTCAACCTGGCCCCGGCGGCCAAGAACAACTTCGTCGAAGGGCCGCTGGTCGGCATCGTCACGCTGGTACTCCTGATCGCGGCGCTGGCGTTCTTCCGAGGCCTGATCGGCCGGTTGGCCATCTTCCTGTCCGTGGTGATCGGCTACCTGCTGGCGCTGGCGCTCGGTGACGTCGACACCTCGGGGATCGCGTCGGCCGCCTGGATAGGGCTGCCCGAGTTCCAGGCGCCGTCGTTCAGTCTCGCGGTTCTGCCGATGTTCCTGCCGGCGGTGATCGCGTTGGTGGCCGAGAACATCGGTCATGTGAAATCAGTAGGCCAGATGACAGGCACCGACGTCGATCCACTGACCGGCCGCGCGCTCATGGCCGACGGCGCGGCGACTGTGCTGGCCGGAGCGGGCGGCGGTTCAGCCACCACCACCTACGCCGAGAACATCGGCGTCATGGCGGCCACACGCGTGTACTCCACGGCGGCGTACTGGGTGGCCGGCATCGCCGCGATCCTGCTGGCCCTGTGCCCCAAGGTGGGTGCCACCATCTCGGCCATCCCGCCCGGCGTCCTCGGTGGTGCGACGATCGTGCTCTACGGCCTGGTGGGTGTGCTCGGCATCCGGATCTGGCTGACCAACCACGTGGACTTCTCACTGCCGATCAACCAGATGACCGCCGCCATCGCGCTGATCATCGGCATCGCCGACTTCACCTGGCAGATCGGCGATCTCATCTTCACCGGCATCGCGTTGGGCTCTATCGCCGCATTGGTGGTGTACCACGGGATGCGTGGGCTCAGTGCGTTGCGGGGCACGCCGCCGGCGCCCGTGACCCCGGCTGAACCGTTGCCCTCCGACAACAGCTGA
- a CDS encoding alpha/beta fold hydrolase: MPHVTLPHTVHLPHGAIHYRELGPADSTHPPVVFVHGMLVDHRLWLDVARRLADQGYRCLLPDWPLGSHTTAVTDRSRQSPAGVAETIHDFLVALDLHDVTLVGNDTGGGLCQFLIDAHPERIGRLVLTNCDAFDKFPPFPFNAVFATLRGPRSIKALFTALKLKALRHSPLGFGLLADADPALTASWVAPARDDARIAGDLAAMLRNVARTDLTHVAPRLHNFPRPVTVVWGTADRCFTPELGRRLAALFPHSSFIEVPGARTFVPIDNPTAVVQAIATVGATP, translated from the coding sequence ATGCCACACGTCACGCTTCCGCACACTGTGCATCTTCCACACGGCGCCATCCACTACCGCGAGCTCGGACCCGCTGATTCCACCCACCCGCCGGTGGTGTTCGTGCACGGCATGCTGGTCGACCACCGGCTCTGGCTCGACGTCGCCCGGCGACTGGCCGACCAGGGATATCGCTGCCTCCTGCCGGACTGGCCACTGGGCTCACACACCACTGCAGTGACCGACCGCAGCAGACAGTCTCCCGCCGGCGTCGCCGAGACCATCCACGACTTCCTGGTGGCCCTGGACTTGCACGACGTCACCCTCGTCGGCAACGACACCGGCGGCGGATTGTGCCAGTTCCTCATCGATGCCCATCCCGAGCGCATCGGCCGCCTGGTGCTCACCAACTGCGACGCCTTTGACAAATTCCCGCCCTTCCCCTTCAACGCCGTGTTCGCCACGCTGCGCGGCCCTCGGTCGATCAAGGCACTGTTCACCGCATTGAAACTGAAAGCACTCCGGCACTCCCCCTTGGGTTTTGGACTACTCGCCGACGCAGATCCCGCGCTCACCGCGTCCTGGGTGGCACCGGCACGCGACGACGCCCGCATCGCCGGGGACCTGGCGGCCATGCTGCGCAATGTCGCCCGCACCGATCTGACGCACGTGGCACCACGACTGCACAACTTTCCCCGGCCGGTCACTGTGGTCTGGGGTACGGCCGACCGGTGCTTCACCCCCGAGCTCGGCCGACGGCTGGCAGCACTTTTCCCGCACAGCTCGTTCATCGAGGTACCCGGCGCACGGACCTTCGTTCCCATCGACAATCCCACTGCCGTGGTGCAGGCGATCGCCACAGTCGGCGCCACCCCCTGA
- a CDS encoding M28 family peptidase translates to MRVRRVAAGVLSVLVLAGCSSQPAPPAPEPVVNLADHLAEQVTEAGMAVHLQRLQDIADEFGGNRADGTPGFDASVDYVVKMLQDKGFDVEITEFERLENRSPGRPTVTVGGRAFQVDQASLLLQTPGVNGPVVKPTRSPGCAAADYPTQVPRGGIAVVDDTACSVVAKQKAAAAKGAAALVVVSAGGRNGSPPGLFERNYYEQLTLPVAIIGDEGGAALRRATGPARVVLDGRTVKLTSRNVVAQTKTGSASDVVMVGAHLDSVPEGPGINDNGTGVAAVLETALRLGAEPDITNAVRFAFWGAEEKRLAGSIDYVFGLSRDELNDIALYLNFDMIGSPNAGYFTYDGDQSGTPSPDFSADDVPIGSDGVERTLAGYLNLAGMRPADMPLAANTDYSPFISAGIPVGGMTTGGPQQKTTVQARLWGGRAGVPFDPNYHSNRDTARAVNRDALAIMGAGVAFAVGTYASSIEGPNGVPAHPLRHRSAMGP, encoded by the coding sequence GTGCGGGTGAGGCGTGTAGCTGCGGGGGTGTTGTCGGTTCTTGTACTGGCAGGGTGTTCATCGCAGCCTGCGCCGCCCGCACCCGAACCGGTTGTCAACCTGGCCGACCATCTAGCCGAGCAGGTCACCGAAGCCGGGATGGCGGTGCACCTGCAACGCCTGCAGGACATCGCCGACGAGTTCGGCGGCAATCGGGCCGACGGCACGCCGGGCTTCGACGCCAGTGTCGACTATGTGGTCAAGATGTTGCAGGACAAGGGTTTTGATGTCGAAATCACAGAGTTCGAGCGGCTGGAGAACCGGAGCCCGGGCCGGCCGACGGTGACTGTCGGCGGCCGCGCCTTTCAGGTGGATCAGGCGTCGCTGCTGCTGCAGACTCCCGGTGTCAACGGACCCGTCGTCAAACCCACCCGCAGCCCTGGGTGTGCGGCGGCTGACTATCCTACGCAGGTGCCGCGGGGCGGGATCGCCGTGGTCGACGACACCGCTTGCTCGGTGGTGGCCAAGCAGAAAGCGGCCGCCGCCAAGGGCGCCGCCGCGTTGGTGGTGGTCAGTGCCGGTGGTCGAAATGGAAGTCCGCCAGGGCTTTTCGAGCGGAACTACTACGAACAGCTGACCCTGCCGGTGGCCATCATCGGCGACGAGGGTGGGGCTGCGCTGCGGCGTGCCACCGGCCCGGCGCGGGTGGTCCTCGATGGCCGAACGGTCAAGCTGACGTCACGAAACGTAGTGGCGCAGACCAAGACCGGCTCCGCCAGTGACGTGGTGATGGTGGGTGCGCACCTGGACAGCGTGCCGGAGGGGCCAGGGATCAACGATAACGGCACCGGGGTGGCGGCGGTGCTGGAGACGGCGTTGCGGCTGGGCGCGGAACCGGACATCACCAACGCGGTGCGCTTTGCGTTCTGGGGGGCTGAGGAGAAACGGTTGGCCGGCTCCATCGACTACGTGTTCGGCCTCAGCCGCGACGAGCTCAACGACATCGCGCTGTACCTCAACTTCGACATGATCGGTTCACCGAACGCCGGCTATTTCACCTATGACGGCGACCAGTCGGGCACGCCGAGCCCCGACTTCAGCGCCGATGACGTGCCCATCGGATCCGACGGGGTGGAGCGCACGCTGGCGGGGTATCTGAACCTGGCCGGTATGCGCCCGGCCGATATGCCATTGGCCGCCAACACCGATTACAGCCCGTTCATCTCCGCGGGCATCCCCGTGGGAGGCATGACCACCGGTGGCCCACAACAGAAGACCACCGTCCAGGCCCGGTTGTGGGGCGGTCGGGCCGGTGTCCCCTTCGACCCGAACTATCACAGCAATCGCGACACAGCGCGCGCGGTGAACCGGGATGCGCTGGCCATCATGGGTGCTGGTGTGGCGTTTGCCGTGGGGACCTACGCGTCGTCGATCGAGGGACCGAATGGGGTCCCGGCGCACCCGTTGCGTCACCGCTCGGCGATGGGGCCCTGA
- a CDS encoding TetR/AcrR family transcriptional regulator has protein sequence MKVNARRTQAERTAATRAALLQAARNLFATKGFADVSTQAIVEAAGVTRGALYHQFADKAELFTAVYEELEAELVAAVGAGIAEAAPAGIVDAMRLGARLFLDLCSEPAAQQIVLVDAPTVLGWQQWRAMGAKYGLGVIEAMLSQAVAEGAIPEQPLRAGAHVLLGALDEAALYVAAAADQRAAKHEMYAVCDRIILGLAAPR, from the coding sequence ATGAAAGTCAATGCCCGTCGCACCCAGGCCGAGCGCACCGCCGCCACCCGAGCGGCGCTGCTGCAGGCCGCCCGGAACCTGTTCGCCACCAAGGGTTTCGCTGACGTGTCCACCCAAGCCATCGTGGAGGCCGCCGGCGTCACCCGCGGGGCGCTATATCACCAGTTCGCCGACAAGGCCGAGCTGTTCACCGCCGTGTACGAAGAGCTGGAAGCCGAATTGGTGGCAGCGGTCGGCGCCGGCATCGCCGAGGCCGCGCCCGCGGGCATCGTCGACGCGATGCGCCTGGGTGCCAGGCTGTTCCTGGACTTGTGCTCCGAGCCGGCCGCGCAGCAGATCGTGCTGGTGGACGCGCCGACCGTGCTGGGCTGGCAGCAGTGGCGCGCGATGGGCGCCAAGTACGGACTGGGGGTCATCGAGGCCATGCTGTCGCAGGCGGTTGCCGAGGGAGCCATCCCCGAGCAGCCGTTGCGGGCGGGCGCGCATGTGCTGTTGGGGGCGCTCGACGAGGCGGCACTCTACGTCGCGGCGGCCGCCGACCAGCGGGCGGCCAAGCACGAGATGTACGCGGTGTGCGACCGCATCATCCTGGGGCTGGCGGCTCCGCGCTGA
- a CDS encoding GntR family transcriptional regulator, which translates to MTHAAEGLSGDAPSLITQSRRHQIADWLREQIVKGSLAPGEQLKQDILAARLRTSPGPVREALRQLESEGLVQHIPNRGAFVNSVSADELLGVLLPVRLSIESFAVAKIGGNSETIAELERLVTLMGTAAADNDLDQLNELDVAYHETIVRSAHSVHALQLWASVQPRIRMQIHRLAKRHASPFAIPEEHRVLLNSILHDSPDELQLALDVHIMESARSLLAYEQTD; encoded by the coding sequence ATGACCCACGCCGCAGAGGGCCTTTCCGGGGACGCCCCGTCCCTGATCACCCAGTCGCGGCGGCACCAGATCGCCGATTGGCTGCGCGAGCAGATCGTCAAGGGCAGTCTCGCCCCCGGGGAGCAACTCAAACAGGACATTCTTGCCGCACGCCTGCGCACCAGCCCAGGCCCAGTGCGAGAAGCGCTGCGGCAGCTGGAAAGCGAAGGCCTGGTACAGCACATTCCGAACCGGGGCGCCTTTGTCAATTCCGTCAGCGCCGACGAGTTGCTGGGCGTGCTCCTACCTGTCCGACTGTCGATCGAGTCCTTCGCGGTCGCGAAGATCGGCGGCAATTCGGAGACCATCGCCGAACTGGAACGCCTCGTGACGTTGATGGGCACGGCCGCGGCAGACAACGACCTCGACCAACTCAACGAACTGGATGTCGCGTACCACGAAACCATAGTTCGCAGTGCACATTCCGTACACGCGCTGCAGCTCTGGGCGAGTGTGCAACCGCGGATCCGCATGCAGATCCACCGATTGGCCAAACGCCACGCCAGTCCCTTCGCAATACCGGAGGAACACCGGGTGCTGCTCAATTCGATTCTCCACGACAGCCCCGACGAGCTTCAGCTGGCCCTGGATGTGCACATCATGGAAAGCGCCCGGAGCTTGCTCGCCTACGAGCAGACCGACTGA
- a CDS encoding APC family permease: MIGAGVFVAFTPAAAAAGSWLLVGLGLAAVVAYCNATSSARLAALYPQSGGTYVYGRERLSPFWGYLAGWSFVVGKTASCAAMAMTVGFYVWPAQAHLVAVIAVVALTVLNCFGVQRSALVTRVIVAVVLAVLAAVVVGISVSGTRPSVGSGSEATFFGVLQAAGLLFFAFAGYARIATLGEEVRDPQRTIPRAIPLALGITLVVYVAVALALLSALGTAGLATATAPVADAVVAAGLDWLEPAVRVGAALAALGALLALVLGVSRTTLAMARDRHLPPVLATASSGVPRYAEIAVGTAVAVLAATVDLRGAIGFSSFGVLVYYAIANAAAFTLGRRVIPVIGLLGCLVLALTLPWMSVLIGAAVLATGAAVYGFRRKQATGTAAPSSDGH, encoded by the coding sequence ATGATCGGCGCGGGCGTGTTCGTGGCGTTCACGCCTGCTGCGGCCGCCGCCGGGTCATGGCTGCTGGTCGGGTTGGGCTTGGCGGCGGTGGTGGCCTACTGCAATGCGACCTCCTCGGCCCGGTTGGCGGCGCTGTATCCACAATCTGGCGGTACCTACGTCTACGGCCGCGAACGGCTGAGCCCGTTCTGGGGCTACCTCGCCGGGTGGTCGTTCGTGGTGGGCAAGACCGCGTCATGCGCCGCGATGGCAATGACGGTGGGGTTCTACGTGTGGCCTGCTCAGGCGCATCTGGTCGCGGTGATCGCCGTGGTGGCCCTGACGGTGCTGAACTGTTTCGGGGTGCAGCGCTCTGCTCTGGTGACCCGGGTGATCGTCGCGGTGGTGCTGGCGGTCCTGGCCGCCGTCGTGGTGGGAATATCGGTGTCCGGGACCCGACCCTCCGTCGGAAGCGGCTCGGAGGCAACGTTCTTCGGCGTCCTTCAAGCCGCCGGTCTGCTGTTCTTCGCGTTTGCCGGATATGCCCGTATCGCGACACTGGGCGAAGAGGTGCGCGACCCGCAGCGCACCATCCCCCGGGCCATCCCGCTGGCACTGGGTATCACGCTGGTGGTGTATGTGGCTGTGGCACTTGCCCTGCTGTCGGCACTGGGCACCGCCGGCCTGGCGACCGCGACTGCCCCGGTGGCCGACGCGGTGGTCGCGGCGGGTCTGGACTGGCTCGAACCCGCGGTGCGTGTTGGTGCGGCACTGGCTGCACTCGGTGCGCTGCTGGCGCTCGTCCTCGGCGTATCGCGAACCACGCTGGCGATGGCCCGCGACCGCCACCTGCCCCCGGTACTGGCGACGGCGTCCTCCGGGGTGCCGCGCTATGCCGAAATCGCTGTGGGCACCGCGGTGGCGGTACTGGCTGCAACCGTGGATCTACGTGGAGCCATTGGCTTCTCGTCGTTCGGGGTGCTGGTGTACTACGCGATCGCCAACGCCGCCGCATTCACGCTGGGGCGGCGGGTGATCCCCGTGATCGGCCTGCTCGGCTGCCTGGTGCTGGCCCTGACGTTGCCGTGGATGTCCGTACTGATCGGCGCCGCGGTGTTGGCCACAGGCGCTGCGGTGTACGGATTTCGGCGAAAGCAGGCGACGGGAACCGCGGCGCCGTCCAGCGACGGCCACTGA